The proteins below are encoded in one region of Kiritimatiellia bacterium:
- the cas10 gene encoding type III-B CRISPR-associated protein Cas10/Cmr2: protein MNFWQRKLLAFLHDPPHKALDIQGHEEQAKEFIRRAGFDPEEALQEFQRYADYWAAAADRYPLFDSSLRSEFGGEERPFLHPMGGSELPLKQFPNAALLAEWLQVTQPVWDRMLDNISEEDRDRVRFFLHWRRWPVEVCRDPENKMEHRWRSAYQVADTRMPDHPIWLHNSITSALQGCDGKPAFLIFQLGPVQEFIAQARSTRDLWSGSYLLSWLMAHAIKAVTDVCGPDAVIYPFLRAQPLFDLLHRDEIYDKIPLKDVTHQTIWDRLKLHENEILVPNLPNKFLAVVPASNAEHLAEKAEKAARNELENIANVCWDWLDRRHPLKSNWKERFFGQVRSFLQITWQTLAWNQSPPPEYIKKIFGCDVSKFKLTPNPGHWWSYYYQELDRLHAGRRNTRDFQPWMLDDDKKQGASKDMLSGKEEIVFDMDWWINKPDDERFLSLFRTEDRLGAINVIKRVWHEAYLRDVWHLKPEKTLRFQSVPDIAAAEWLNHIRREAVRALAESRQEFDRIYGLCEAMQRHAGEYRVRISKQPLSERNLDTWLRETAPDAFMADSWERKERIPEGKIVTKRCDNVIAELRKLYEDKKFGPPPSYVAIIALDGDSMGKWISGELTPPLLEQFSKEAKDALAAQVEEGTKRTLSPSYHLQFSEALANFALYLVRPIVEYFLGQVIYAGGDDVLAMVPASKGL from the coding sequence ATGAATTTCTGGCAACGCAAACTTCTCGCCTTTCTCCACGACCCCCCGCACAAGGCTTTGGATATTCAGGGCCACGAGGAACAAGCGAAAGAATTTATCCGCCGGGCTGGTTTTGATCCCGAGGAAGCTCTCCAAGAATTTCAACGATACGCGGATTATTGGGCCGCAGCAGCTGATCGTTATCCGTTGTTCGACTCTTCGTTGAGGTCCGAATTTGGCGGCGAAGAACGCCCTTTCCTTCATCCAATGGGCGGTTCAGAGTTGCCGCTGAAGCAATTCCCAAACGCTGCGCTCCTCGCGGAGTGGTTGCAAGTCACTCAGCCGGTTTGGGACAGAATGTTGGACAATATTTCTGAAGAAGACCGCGATCGGGTCCGTTTCTTTCTTCACTGGCGTCGCTGGCCCGTGGAAGTCTGTCGAGATCCGGAAAACAAAATGGAGCACCGCTGGCGATCAGCCTATCAGGTCGCCGATACGCGGATGCCGGACCATCCGATTTGGCTGCACAATAGTATTACGTCCGCCCTGCAGGGTTGCGATGGGAAGCCCGCCTTCCTGATTTTTCAACTCGGCCCTGTGCAGGAATTCATTGCCCAGGCCCGTTCCACGCGCGATCTCTGGAGCGGCAGCTACCTGCTTTCCTGGCTCATGGCCCATGCCATCAAAGCCGTTACCGATGTCTGCGGCCCTGACGCCGTCATTTACCCATTCCTTCGCGCCCAGCCGCTATTCGACCTGCTTCACCGCGACGAGATTTATGACAAGATTCCTCTCAAAGACGTTACGCATCAAACAATCTGGGACCGGCTTAAACTGCACGAAAACGAAATATTAGTCCCGAACTTGCCGAATAAGTTTCTCGCCGTTGTCCCTGCGTCGAACGCGGAACATTTAGCGGAGAAGGCAGAGAAAGCGGCTCGAAATGAGTTGGAGAACATCGCGAATGTTTGTTGGGATTGGCTCGATCGGCGCCACCCGTTGAAGTCGAATTGGAAAGAGCGATTCTTCGGTCAGGTCAGATCGTTTCTGCAAATTACCTGGCAGACGTTGGCGTGGAATCAATCGCCGCCGCCCGAGTACATCAAAAAGATTTTCGGCTGCGACGTCAGCAAATTTAAGCTGACGCCCAATCCTGGCCACTGGTGGTCATACTACTACCAGGAACTCGACCGGCTCCATGCTGGGCGCCGAAACACTCGCGACTTTCAACCTTGGATGCTTGACGACGATAAGAAGCAGGGCGCATCGAAGGATATGTTGTCCGGTAAGGAGGAAATCGTTTTCGATATGGACTGGTGGATCAATAAACCGGACGATGAACGATTTCTTTCGCTCTTCCGGACCGAGGATCGCCTGGGCGCGATCAACGTTATCAAGCGTGTATGGCATGAAGCGTATCTGCGCGATGTCTGGCATCTGAAACCCGAAAAGACCTTAAGATTCCAGTCCGTTCCCGATATCGCCGCTGCGGAGTGGCTCAATCACATCCGCAGGGAAGCAGTCCGTGCCTTGGCCGAGTCGCGGCAAGAATTTGATCGGATCTACGGCCTATGTGAGGCGATGCAGAGACATGCCGGAGAGTATCGTGTCCGAATCAGCAAACAACCTCTATCCGAAAGGAATCTAGATACTTGGCTGCGAGAAACCGCGCCGGATGCGTTCATGGCGGACTCGTGGGAGCGAAAAGAAAGAATCCCCGAGGGTAAAATCGTTACTAAGCGTTGTGATAATGTAATTGCGGAACTCCGAAAACTTTATGAGGATAAGAAATTCGGCCCTCCGCCATCCTACGTAGCGATTATCGCGCTGGATGGCGACAGCATGGGCAAGTGGATCAGCGGTGAGTTGACCCCGCCTCTACTCGAGCAATTCTCAAAAGAAGCGAAGGATGCCCTAGCGGCGCAAGTAGAGGAGGGAACCAAACGAACCCTCTCTCCTTCTTATCATTTGCAGTTCAGCGAGGCTCTCGCGAATTTCGCGCTCTATTTGGTTCGTCCCATTGTAGAGTACTTCCTTGGGCAGGTTATTTACGCAGGCGGCGACGATGTCCTCGCCATGGTTCCGGCGTCGAAAGGACTTG